The nucleotide window ACCTTCCAGTTCGGCACGCCGCAGGAGTTGCCCCTGCCCCCGGAGAGCGTGGCCTTCGCGCCCGGGCCCACCTCAGACCGCTTCCTGGTCCTGAAGCCTGCCGGCAAGCCCGAGGCTTCGCCCATCCACGTAGTACTGAACTGGACGGAGGCGCTCAAGAAGTGAGCCTGGCACCCGGAAGCAAGCTTGGTCCCTACGAGATCTTGGCGCCCGTGGGCGCGGGCGGGATGGGCGAGGTGTATCGCGCGCGGGACGCGCGCCTGGGCCGCGAAGTCGCCATCAAGATCCTGCCCGAAGGATTCACGCAGCATCCCGACCGGCTGCGGCGCTTCGAGCAGGAGGCGCGAGTCGTGGCCACGCTCAACCATCCCAACATCCTGGCCATCCACGACATCGGCACCGAGGAAGGCGCGCCCTACCTGGTCACCGAGCTGCTGGACGGCGAGCCCCTGCGCGAGAAGATGAAGGCGGGCGCGGTGCCCGTGCGTCGCGCGCTGGAGTACGCGCTGGGCATCGCGCAGGGCCTGGCGGCGGCGCACGAGAAGGGCATCGTCCATCGCGACCTCAAGCCGGAAAATGTTTTTGTGACGCGCGACGGCCGGGTAAAGATCCTGGACTTCGGCCTGGCCAAACTAGCGCGGACGGAATCCGGCGCGGAGGGAGCCCTGCTCGACAGTCCCACCATGGACCAGGGCACCTCGCCCGGGGTGGTTCTGGGGACGGTGGGGTACATGTCGCCAGAGCAGGTGCGGGGACAGGCGGCCGACCACCGCTCGGACATCTTCGCGCTGGGCGCCATGCTCTACGAGATGCTGGCGGGCGCGCGCGCCTTCCACCGCGAGTCTTCGGCGGAGACCATGACCGCCATCCTGCGCGACGACCCACCGGAGTTCGCCGAGGGCCACCGCATCCCGCCGGGGCTGGAGCGCATCGTGCGGCGCTGCCTGGAGAAGGCACCGGAGCAGCGCTTCCAGTCGGCGCGCGACCTGGCCTTCGCCCTGGAGGCGGTTTCCGGGGTTTCCACTTCGACCACGGCGGTTCCCGCGGCGGCGGGGCGTACCTTGGGACGGAAGTGGCGTCTGCCCGTGGGGGTGGCGCTGGCGCTGGCCGTCGGAATCGCCATTTTCTTTGCCGGGCGACGCGCCGGACACAGCGGAAGCTCGACGGTCAGCTACCAGCAGGCGAGCTTTCGCCCGCAGATCATCTTCCGCGCCGCTTTCACGCCCGATGGCAAGACCATCGTCTTCAGCGCCGCCCAGGAGGGCACCACGCCCACGCTTTACACCATCCAGGCGGAGTATCCCGAAGCCAAGTCCACGGGACTGAGCGGGGTGCAGTTGCTTTCCGTCTCGCGGCAGGGCGAGCTAGCCGTGCTGACCCACGCCCGCTACCTCGCCCATCGGCTTTTCCGCGGCACGCTGGCCCGTATGCCGCTGGGAAGCAGCGCCCCGCGCGAGATCCTGGAAGACGTGGAGGAGGCGGACTGGGCGCCGGACGGCTCCGACCTGGCCATCATCCGCGAGGTCGGCGGCAAGAGCCGGCTGGAGTATCCCGTGGGCAAGGTGCTCTATGAGACCGCGGCCTACGTGAGCGACCTGCGCTTTTCGCCCAAGGGCGACCGCATCGCTTTCTTCGATCATCCCACCAAGTATGACGATCGCGGCGTGGTGGCGGTGGTAGACCTCAAGGGGAAGAAGACCGACTTGGCGGGCGGCTTCTGGGGCATGGAAGGCCTGGCCTGGTCGAAGGAAGGCGACGAGATATTCTTTTCCGCCAGCTTCGCCGGCGCCAACTACCAGCCTCGCGGCGTCACCCTCGCAGGCAAGCAGCGGTTGGTTCTGCCGGCGGCGGGCGTCCTGTTGGTCTATGACATCTCCGCTGACGGCCGCTGGCTGGTGGCGCGCGAGGACACGGCCTACGCGGTAGTGGCCAAAGACCCGGCCTCGGGGCAGGAGCGCGACCTTTCCTGGCTGGATTTCTCTGTGGGCCCCAGCATTTCGGAGGATGGCAGGACCATTACCTTCAGCGAGGACAGCTCCGCCACCGGCTCCACCTACGCCGTCTGCTTGCGCAAGACGGACGGCTCGCCCGTGGTGGTGCTGGGGGAGGGCACGAGCGGAGACTTATCTCCGGATGGCAAGTGGGTGCTGGGGATCGTGCTCACCACACCGCCGAAGCTGATGCTCTATCCCACGGGCGCCGGGGAGGCGCGCACGATGGAACGCGGCAGCCTGGAGAACTACGCCGGCGCCGGCTGGTTTCCCGACAACAAGCGCCTTCTGGTGTGCGGGAACGAGCCCGGACACGCCCCTCGCTGCTACCTCCAGGAGCTGAGCGGAGGAGCGCCCCAGCCGGTCACACCGGAGGGCACCACGGGCGGCTGGATCTCGCCGGATGAAAGAGTGATCCTGGGACAGACCGGGGCCGGAGAGTTCTTTCTCTACCCAGTGGGCGACGGCGAGCCGCATCCCGTCCCGCACCTGGGCCGCGAAGACAGAGTGATCCGCTGGGGCGCGGACGGCCACTCCCTCCTGGTGTTTCGCCAAAACCAGTTGCCGGTGCGGGTGGAGAAGGTGGAGCTGGAGAGCGGGCGGCGTACGCTGGTGCGGGAATTGGCCCCGGCCGATCGCTCCGGAGTCACCGGCATCGGCTTTGTTTCCATGTCCGGGGACGCGAAGTGGTACGTCTATAGCTACGGCCGCGACGTCTCGCAACTGTTCACGGTGGAAGGAGTGAGGTAAGTCACCGCTTCCGACAACCGGGTGCCTCGGTCGGGCCGTTCTCAGTTCATCTTCTGCTCAGGCAGCGTGCCTGACTTCGAATCGTCCTTCTTGCCGCCGCCGCAGCTCATTCCGCCGCCGGCCGTGTCCTTGTCCTTGCCCATCTTGGCGCAGCAGTTCATGCCGCCGGCCATCATGCCGCCCCCGGACTTGGCTTCGGATTTGGCGGCGTCTTTGTCGCCCGCCTTGGAAGCATCCTTGGTGCCGGCCTTCATGTCGGCCTTCATGGCGTCCTTGTTGTCGGCGTCCTTCTTGCCCATGTTCTTGCAGCAGCCGCAGGACATCTCCTTGTGCTCGCCGTCTTTGTGCTCGGCGGTCGCGGAGGAATCCTTCTTGCCCTTGTCGTTGGCTTTGTCTGGGGCAGCCGTGGCCGGGGCTCCACATTGCGCCGCGGCCCAGCCCGCCACCAGGAACAGCATCAGAACCAATCGTGCCAGTTTCATCATCTTCATTACCTCGGAGAAAGTATACGTGCAGCAGACGGCCTGGCTGTGACGAGAGTCACACAAAACAAAAGGCCGGCGCGAGGCCGGCCTCTGGGCTAAAAAGATGGTTGGGGGATTATTTCTTGGGGGCGATTGCGTCCTTGGCGGCCTTGGCCACGCGGAACTTCACCACCGTCTTGGCCTTGATCTGGATCGGCTCGCCGGTCTGCGGGTTGCGGCCCATGCGCGCCTTGCGGTTCGCCTTCACCAGGCGGCCGATGCCGGGGATCACGAACACTCCGCTCTTCTTGGTCTCTTTGAGCGCGGTGTCCGCCAGGTGCTCGAGAAACTCGCCCGCAACCTTGTTGGTGGTGCCCGTTTTCTCCGCCATATGACGGACCAACTGTGTCTTGGTCATTCCTGCCATGCTGCCTCCTTTGTGATTTGGGCGATGATTGCTGCTCGAAATGAATGTTACCCCAGCTTCGCAGGAAAAAGATAGCGTTTTAGCCGCTTTTTATGCGGGTTTTTCCACAATCTCGTTTTGCACCACTTGTGATGCAGTTTGCGGGAGGCGCGCCAGTGCTGAGGGAAAGCGTACACGCCCCGGCACAAAGGTGAGCGAGTAGGGGTCCTTCGACTCGGCCGCCACGGCGGCCTCGCTCAGGATGACAGTCGCCGCACCTGGGCGTCGCCGGCGGGGAGGGCATCCAGTAGCTCGCGCACGCTGCGGCCCAGGCCAGGGTGGCGGGCGTCGGGTGCGATTTCGGCCAGCGGAACCAGCACGAAGCGGCGCTGGTGCATGGCGGGATGCGGGATCTTCAGGCCGGGCAGCGCGACCACGCCGCGCCCGAAGAGCAGGATATCTATGTCCAGCGTTCGCGGGCCTTTGGGGAGGCGCCGCTTGCGGCCGAGCGCGTGCTCGATCTCCAGGATGCGCTTCAGAAGCTGCCGGGGCAGCAGCTCGGTCTCCAACGCCAGGGCGCAGTTCAGGAACCACTTCTGTCTGGTAAGCTCTACGGGTTCGGTGTCGTAGAAAGAGGAGAGGGCAGTCACCCGGCCCAGCTCGCCCAGGCAGCCGATGGCGGCCTCCAGATAGGCGCGGCGGTCGCCCTGATTCGAGCCCAGCCCGAGATAGACGGTCTTCTTCAACGCGGGAATGGTAGCGCAGAAAGCGCCGGCGACGGAATCCCGCGGGGCCCGCGCGGCATCTTATGGAAATCCCACGGGAGGGAAGAGCGATGCGACGTTTTCATATCCTGGCGGTAGCTGCGGCTGTAGCGCTGCTTTCGGCGGCGGCGATGGCGCAGGCGGTGCAGTATGAGATCGACCCGGTGCACTCCAGCGCGCAGTTCTCCGTGCGCCACATGATGGTTTCGAACGTGCGCGGCGAGTTCGCCAAGGTGACCGGAACAGTGGTCTATGATCCCAAAAACCTCAAGGCGTCGTCGGTCGAGGCCACCATCGACGCCACCACCATCAACACCCACGAACCCCGGCGCGATGACGACCTCAAGAGTCCCAACTTCTTCGACGTGGCCAAGTATCCCATCCTCACCTTCAAGTCCAAGAAGGTGGAGCAGGCGGGCGCGGGCAAGCTGCGCGTGACCGGCGACCTCACCCTCCACGGCGTGACCAAAGAAGTGGTGCTGGATGTGGAAGGGCCGAGCCCAGAAGCCAAGATGGGACCGAACATCAAGTCGGGCGCCTCGGCCGCGACCACCATCAACCGCAAAGACTTCGGCCTGGTGTGGAACAAGACGATGGAAACCGGCGGGGTGCTGGTGGGCGATGAGGTGAAGATCACGCTGGAGATCGAGATGGGACGGAAGGCGGCGGCGAAGCCGGCGGGAGGCGCGGCGGTCCGGCCTTCGACCGGGGGAGCAGCCAAGAGCGCCCGCTGAGCGGCAGGGCG belongs to Terriglobales bacterium and includes:
- the folK gene encoding 2-amino-4-hydroxy-6-hydroxymethyldihydropteridine diphosphokinase, with translation MKKTVYLGLGSNQGDRRAYLEAAIGCLGELGRVTALSSFYDTEPVELTRQKWFLNCALALETELLPRQLLKRILEIEHALGRKRRLPKGPRTLDIDILLFGRGVVALPGLKIPHPAMHQRRFVLVPLAEIAPDARHPGLGRSVRELLDALPAGDAQVRRLSS
- a CDS encoding YceI family protein, producing MRRFHILAVAAAVALLSAAAMAQAVQYEIDPVHSSAQFSVRHMMVSNVRGEFAKVTGTVVYDPKNLKASSVEATIDATTINTHEPRRDDDLKSPNFFDVAKYPILTFKSKKVEQAGAGKLRVTGDLTLHGVTKEVVLDVEGPSPEAKMGPNIKSGASAATTINRKDFGLVWNKTMETGGVLVGDEVKITLEIEMGRKAAAKPAGGAAVRPSTGGAAKSAR
- a CDS encoding HU family DNA-binding protein — its product is MAGMTKTQLVRHMAEKTGTTNKVAGEFLEHLADTALKETKKSGVFVIPGIGRLVKANRKARMGRNPQTGEPIQIKAKTVVKFRVAKAAKDAIAPKK
- a CDS encoding protein kinase codes for the protein MSLAPGSKLGPYEILAPVGAGGMGEVYRARDARLGREVAIKILPEGFTQHPDRLRRFEQEARVVATLNHPNILAIHDIGTEEGAPYLVTELLDGEPLREKMKAGAVPVRRALEYALGIAQGLAAAHEKGIVHRDLKPENVFVTRDGRVKILDFGLAKLARTESGAEGALLDSPTMDQGTSPGVVLGTVGYMSPEQVRGQAADHRSDIFALGAMLYEMLAGARAFHRESSAETMTAILRDDPPEFAEGHRIPPGLERIVRRCLEKAPEQRFQSARDLAFALEAVSGVSTSTTAVPAAAGRTLGRKWRLPVGVALALAVGIAIFFAGRRAGHSGSSTVSYQQASFRPQIIFRAAFTPDGKTIVFSAAQEGTTPTLYTIQAEYPEAKSTGLSGVQLLSVSRQGELAVLTHARYLAHRLFRGTLARMPLGSSAPREILEDVEEADWAPDGSDLAIIREVGGKSRLEYPVGKVLYETAAYVSDLRFSPKGDRIAFFDHPTKYDDRGVVAVVDLKGKKTDLAGGFWGMEGLAWSKEGDEIFFSASFAGANYQPRGVTLAGKQRLVLPAAGVLLVYDISADGRWLVAREDTAYAVVAKDPASGQERDLSWLDFSVGPSISEDGRTITFSEDSSATGSTYAVCLRKTDGSPVVVLGEGTSGDLSPDGKWVLGIVLTTPPKLMLYPTGAGEARTMERGSLENYAGAGWFPDNKRLLVCGNEPGHAPRCYLQELSGGAPQPVTPEGTTGGWISPDERVILGQTGAGEFFLYPVGDGEPHPVPHLGREDRVIRWGADGHSLLVFRQNQLPVRVEKVELESGRRTLVRELAPADRSGVTGIGFVSMSGDAKWYVYSYGRDVSQLFTVEGVR